A window of the Pseudoliparis swirei isolate HS2019 ecotype Mariana Trench chromosome 13, NWPU_hadal_v1, whole genome shotgun sequence genome harbors these coding sequences:
- the chmp6b gene encoding charged multivesicular body protein 6, translating to MGNLFGKKKQSRVTEQDKAVLQLKQQRDKLKQYQRRIGLQLEKERLLAKQLLSRGQRDKALLLLKKKRYQDQLLDKTENQIGNLERMVQDMEFAQIEIKVIQGLKVGNECLKKMHEVMSVEEVERIMDETQDAVEYQKQIDDMLAGSLSQEDEDAVLAELEALAQGDVELPEVPGDQLPVDPEATEKKPERERSRKKPEREMLAA from the exons ATGGGAAATCTTTTTGGAAAGAAGAAGCAGAGCCGAGTGACGGAGCAAGACAAGGCGGTGCTG CAACTGAAGCAGCAGCGAGATAAACTGAAGCAGTACCAGAGGAGGATCGGCCTgcagctggagaaggagaggcTGCTGGCCAAGCAGCTGCTGAGCCGCGgccagaggga CAAAGCGCTCCTCCTGCTGAAGAAGAAGCGCTACCAGGATCAACTGCTGGACAAGACGGAGAACCAGATCGGGAACCTGGAGCGCATG gtTCAGGACATGGAGTTCGCCCAGATTGAAATCAAGGTCATCCAAGGGTTGAAAGTGGGGAACGAATGCCTGAAGAAGATGCACGAG GTGATGTCCGTGGAAGAAGTGGAGCGCATCATGGATGAAACCCAGGACGCCGTGGAGTACCAGAAG CAAATCGACGACATGTTGGCCGGGTCGCTGTCTCAAGAGGACGAGGACGCCGTGCTCGCTGAGCTGGAGGCGCTCGCGcag GGAGACGTCGAGCTTCCAGAGGTTCCTGGAGACCAGCTTCCTGTTGACCCCGAGGCCACAGAGAAGAAACCAg agAGGGAACGTTCCAGGAAGAAGCCCGAGCGGGAGATGCTCGCCGCCTAA